The proteins below come from a single Mus musculus strain C57BL/6J chromosome 5, GRCm38.p6 C57BL/6J genomic window:
- the Npffr2 gene encoding neuropeptide FF receptor 2, whose product MSEKWDSNSSESWNHIWSGNDTQHHWYSDINITYVNYYLHQPQVAAVFISSYLLIFVLCMVGNTVVCFIVIRNRHMHTVTNFFILNLAISDLLVGIFCMPITLLDNIIAGWPFGSSMCKISGLVQGISVAASVFTLVAIAVDRFRCVVYPFKPKLTVKTAFVTIVIIWGLAIAIMTPSAIMLHVQEEKYYRVRLSSHNKTSTVYWCREDWPRHEMRRIYTTVLFATIYLAPLSLIVIMYARIGASLFKTAAHCTGKQRPVQWHVSKKKQKVIKMLLTVALLFILSWLPLWTLMMLSDYTDLSPNKLRIINIYIYPFAHWLAFCNSSVNPIIYGFFNENFRNGFQDAFQICQKKAKPQEAYSLRAKRNIVINTSGLLVQEPVSQNPGGENLGCGKSADNPTQESLIEEMGEATNSTVA is encoded by the exons ATGAGCGAGAAATGGGACTCAAACTCTTCAGAAAGCTGGAATCACATCTGGAGTGGCAATGATACACAGCATCACTGGTATTCAGATATCAACATTACCTATGTGAACTACTATCTCCACCAGCCCCAAGTGGCAGCTGTCttcatcagctcctacctcctgaTCTTTGTCTTGTGCATGGTGGGAAATACTGTCGTTTGCTTTATTGTGATAAGgaatagacacatgcacacagtcacTAATTTCTTCATCTTAAACCTTGCCATAAGTGATTTACTGGTTGGAATATTCTGTATGCCTATCACATTGCTGGACAACATCATAGCAG GATGGCCATTCGGAAGCAGCATGTGCAAGATCAGTGGGCTGGTGCAAGGGATATCAGTTGCGGCTTCCGTCTTCACCTTGGTTGCAATAGCTGTGGACAG ATTCCGCTGTGTGGTCTACCCCTTTAAGCCAAAGCTCACTGTCAAGACAGCCTTTGTCACGATTGTGATCATCTGGGGCCTGGCCATCGCCATTATGACTCCATCTGCAATAATGTTACATGTACAAGAAGAAAAATACTACCGTGTGAGACTCAGCTCCCACAATAAAACCAGCACAGTCTACTGGTGTCGGGAGGACTGGCCAAGACACGAAATGAGGAGGATCTATACCACGGTGCTATTTGCCACCATCTATCTTGCTCCTCTCTCACTCATTGTTATCATGTATGCAAGGATTGGGGCTTCCCTCTTCAAGACGGCAGCACACTGCACAGGCAAGCAGCGTCCAGTGCAGTGGCATGTatccaagaagaaacagaaggtcATCAAGATGCTGCTGACTGTGGCCCTCCTTTTcatcctttcctggcttcccctgtGGACCCTGATGATGCTCTCAGACTATACTGACCTGTCTCCTAACAAACTGCGTATCATCAACATCTACATCTACCCTTTCGCCCACTGGCTCGCCTTCTGCAACAGCAGTGTCAACCCTATTATTTATGGATTCTTTAATGAAAATTTTCGCAATGGTTTCCAAGATGCTTTCCAGATCTGCCAAAAGAAAGCCAAGCCCCAGGAAGCCTATTCCCTGAGAGCGAAACGCAACATAGTCATAAACACATCGGGCCTGCTGGTGCAGGAACCGGTGTCTCAAAACCCAGGTGGGGAAAATTTGGGATGTGGAAAAAGTGCAGACAATCCCACACAGGAATCCTTGATAGAGGAAATGGGAGAAGCTACTAACAGTACTGTGGCTTAA